The genomic region CAACAGACCACCACGATCTACGACGCCGCCTCCACCATCCCCTGGCTGGACTTGGCGCTGCAGGCGGTCTCCGCGTTGACGCTGTTCGCGTGGGGCGGGTTGGCGTGGTTCCTGCTGGATACGCGGTGGCGCTGGCCGCGCTGGGGCGACGTCGCGCGCGGGGCCGGGTTCGCGGCGTTGATCGGCCTGCCCGGCCTGGCCTTCTACGTCGCGGCAGTGCACCTGGGTCTGTCCAAGGTGGTGGTGCCCACCACGGCCGCGGTGCAGATCCCGACATCGTTGCTGTGGTCCTTCGCCAACGGCTTCGGCGAAGAGGTCGTGGTGGTGATGTACCTGGTCACCCGTCTGAAGCAGCTGGGGTGGAAGCCGTGGCAGTTCGTCGCGGCCTCGGCGCTGCTGCGCGGGTCTTACCACCTGTACCAGGGCGTGTCCGCGGGGTTAGGCAACATGGTCATGGGCGTGATCTTCGCCTGGTACTTCCACAAGACGGGCCGCGTGTGGCCGCTGATTTTGGCGCACTTTTTCATCGACGCTGTGGCGTTTATCGCCTACCCGCTGCTCGACTTGTCGTGGCTTGGAATCTAAACACTTGCGTCACACTGGTTACACTTAGCGCATGTCCACAACGCCCCATTCCAACGACCCCCGCGACAACGCGGGCGAGTTCGTGCTGGGCAAAGACGGAAAACCCCTGGTGGACCGCTACGGCCGCCCCATTCGCAGCCGAGCATCCGCCTCACGACGCCACGATTCCGCCGACCCCCACCCGGCCGAGTTCACACGCGTGACCCCGCGCGAGCAGCGCAGAGCTGAGCCCCGAGTTGAACGCCGGGTTGAGCCCCGGGTTGAGCGCCGTGCCGGATCCCGCGTCGAGCCAGGCCACACCGTCTACGAATCCCCCGCCGCCTACCAGCCGCGCCGCGCCCCGGAGCACCCCCGCAGCCGGCCGGCACAGCGACCTGCCCAGCGATCTGCGCAGCGACCTGTCCAGCGCCCGGCATCCCGCCCCGCTCCGGAGGAGGTGCCGCTGCAGGTCTCGAGGGGGAGGCGGAAGGGGCCGAAGGTGCGTCGTAAAGCAAAACGCCCCGGCTGCGGCGCACTCATCCTGCTGCTTATCGCGGTGCTGGTGGCGTCGGTGCTGATCGCGGACTCGCGGCTTAACCGCATCGAGGCCATGCCCGACCAGCAAATCGCCGGCACCTCAGGCACGAACTGGCTGCTCGTCGGCTCCGACTCGCGCACAGGCCTGAGCGAAAAAGACGTCGAACGCCTCGGCACCGGCGGCGACCTCGGCACCGTGCGTACCGACACCATCATGCTGATGCACCTGCCGCTGCACGGGAAACCGACCCTGATGTCCATCCCGCGCGACTCCTATGTGGCCGTGCCCGGATACGGCTACGACAAGATCAACGCCGCGTTCTCCATCGGCGGGCCAGCACTGCTGGTAGAGACCGTGGAACAAGCGACCGGCCTGCACGTGGACCGCTACGCCGAAATCGGCATGGGCGGGCTCGCCAACGCAGTCGACGCGGCGGGCGGCGTGGAAATCTGCGTTGCGGAACCCATCGACGACCCGCTCGCCCACATCAACCTCCAGCCGGGCTGCCAGGAGATGGACGGCCCGACCGCCCTCGGCTACGTGCGCACGCGTGCCACCGCCCAAGGCGACCTCGACCGCGTGGCCCGCCAGCGCGAGTTCATGTCCGCCCTGGTGGAAAAGGTGACCTCTCCGGGCGTGTACCTCAACCCGTTCAGGATGGCGCGGCTGATGTGGACCGCGCCGACGCTGCTCACCGTCAACTCCGGCGACCACGTGTGGAACCTCGCCCGGGTGGTGTACGCCCTGCGCAACGGCTTGGACACCGAGACAGTGCCTGTCGGCGGGTTCGAGGACACCGACGTGGGCAATGTGGTGCTCTGGGACGAAACCGCCGCCGAGGCCCTGTTCGAGTCGCTGCGGTAGGCGAGTGTGGCGCGGTTGGCGCAACAAGCGGCCACAGGCGGGAAACCGGCTACCTAGATCCGGCTACCAACCGCTTTTGGGAGCGCGGACAAAAAGTTGGAGTGTTCGGGGCTGGAAGGTGTTCCGATGCCCGCAGGGTTTCCATCTGATATCCGCGATGGTGCGGTTGAGAGGTTTTTGGCCGGTTTGTCTGCCCGTGAGGTCTGCGACTGGGCTGAAGACGCGTGTGGTCGCCGACCGTCGGTGGACACGGTAGGCAAGTGGGTTGCGGCCAAGCGCCGCGACCAGAGCTTTGACGGTACGCGACGCGCCTACGACGCTGAGAGCATCGCGAAGGTTGTCGCACGCAGGTTGACCTCGCAGGCGACGGTGCGTGACATCGCTGTAGAGTTCGATGTCCACGACACCGCGGCGCTGACCTGGACGAAGCCCCGGCCAGTCAACGAGGACACGGTGCACACCACTGGCCCCAAGCGTTGAGGACGACGACCTCGCCTTCAAAATCAGACAGGGGGTTACTCGTAGCGAAGCGAGCTGAGCATCCCGGTTTCCATGTGATAGGCGTTATGGCAGTGAAATGCCCACTCACCGGGGTTGTCAGCGATCAGGTCGGCGATCATGGTTTCACCGTGGCGGAGAAGGACAGTGTCCTTGCGTAGCCCGTCGCTGCCGGGCAGCGCCCACGTGTGGCCGTGGATGTGCATGGGATGGGGCATCATGGTCCTGTTGCGCATGACCATCCGCAGGCGCTGGCCCTCCTGCACGGTCGCGGAGGAGGATTGGCCGTCGGTGAGAATGCTCCATTCATACGGCATCATCTGCCCGCCCAGGTCGATGCTGACTTCTCGGTCTGCTGTGCCCTCGGGCAGGAGTGCACGGTCTGCTGGCTTCAGGGAGGACAGAAGCAGTCCGGTGGACGACAACTCGGGGAAGTCGACATCGGGGCGGGGGGCCTGGCCGCCGGCGGTGCGGATGACGGCGAAGGCGCGGTCGTCCTTACCCACCGCCAATGCCGTGAGCGGGAAGATGCCGTCGCCGAGGATGACCTCGACGTCGACACGCTCGCCCATCGACAGGTAGATCGATTCGGTCTCCAAGGGCTGGACAGGGAAGCCGTCGGTGTGGGTGACGGTCATGCGGTGACCACCGAGGGCCACCTTGAAGATGGTGTCACCGCCGGAGTTGATAAACCGCAGGCGGGCCTTGTCGCCCGGGCGAGCCTCGAAGGTCCGGTGAGCACGGGGGATACGCCCGTTGATGAGGTAGTGCGGATACATCACATCGCCGGCATCCCCGCCCAGTACCCGGTCCGGGGTGCCGTGCATCATCTGGCCGTGACCTCCCATTCCGTTATGGTCGCCCGAACCCATTCCGGTGAGCTTGTCGAGCTCACCGTCGGGAGTGCCCTGAATGCCATCGACCCAGTCGTCGAGCACGATGGTCCACTCGACGTCCTGATCCTCAGCGTCGTCCGGGTCGCGGACGATCAGAGGGGCGTGCAGACCCCGGTCGAGTTGCAGGCCGGTGTGGGAATGGTAGAAGTAGGTGCCACCGTGGGGGACTTCAAAAACATAGGAGAAAGACTCGCCAGGTTCAATGGGGTCCTGGGTCATGCCGGGCACACCGTCGGCTGCGTTGTGGAGTGCGATGCCATGCCAGTGGATGGAGGTGCTCTCAGGCAGTTCATTGGTGATATCGACCTGCAGGACGTCGCCGGCGGTGGCCTCAATGGCCGCATCCCCGGTGTCAGAGACGTATCCCCACGTCTTGGCTTCGATGCCGCCGATATCCAGGGAGAGGGGCCGGGCGGTCAGTGTCCGGCGCACCGTCGGCTCACCGAGCGCAGTGGGGGTGGGAGTGGGGCGAAGGGAGGGACCTGGTGCCGAGGCAGCGGGTCCAGGGTCGCTGGTGCAGGCGGCCACGGCCCCGGTGCCGGCGAGGACGAGCCCGCCGAGCAGAAACTGTCGTCGGGAAAACGCGTTCGTCATGATTTAACCTTCCTTGGTGCAAGATTTCAGTGATACGGGAGACAGTCGCAGGTGAGGATCCTGCTGAGCTATCACGTCAGGCGCAGGTCTGTGACACAGGTGGCACCGTCGTCGGTGGTGGAAAACTCCGTGGAGCCGGTATGCCCCTGGTAGCTGACCTCAATCAGGCCGGTGACATCATCGGGAAGCCAGAAGCCAATAAACCCGTTGTCGAAGGTGGTTGTCGCCTCGTCCACCAGTACCTCACCGGTCGCCTCATCGGTGATCGTGACCTGGATATCCTCATTGTCGAGTTCCCCCTGGCAGGTCGTGAGGCTGTGGTAGAAGCAGT from Corynebacterium fournieri harbors:
- a CDS encoding CPBP family intramembrane glutamic endopeptidase; protein product: MHRRLKLEILLVLAVTFGASGLRAALRLVDSLLKEPLNQQTTTIYDAASTIPWLDLALQAVSALTLFAWGGLAWFLLDTRWRWPRWGDVARGAGFAALIGLPGLAFYVAAVHLGLSKVVVPTTAAVQIPTSLLWSFANGFGEEVVVVMYLVTRLKQLGWKPWQFVAASALLRGSYHLYQGVSAGLGNMVMGVIFAWYFHKTGRVWPLILAHFFIDAVAFIAYPLLDLSWLGI
- a CDS encoding LCP family protein, with amino-acid sequence MSTTPHSNDPRDNAGEFVLGKDGKPLVDRYGRPIRSRASASRRHDSADPHPAEFTRVTPREQRRAEPRVERRVEPRVERRAGSRVEPGHTVYESPAAYQPRRAPEHPRSRPAQRPAQRSAQRPVQRPASRPAPEEVPLQVSRGRRKGPKVRRKAKRPGCGALILLLIAVLVASVLIADSRLNRIEAMPDQQIAGTSGTNWLLVGSDSRTGLSEKDVERLGTGGDLGTVRTDTIMLMHLPLHGKPTLMSIPRDSYVAVPGYGYDKINAAFSIGGPALLVETVEQATGLHVDRYAEIGMGGLANAVDAAGGVEICVAEPIDDPLAHINLQPGCQEMDGPTALGYVRTRATAQGDLDRVARQREFMSALVEKVTSPGVYLNPFRMARLMWTAPTLLTVNSGDHVWNLARVVYALRNGLDTETVPVGGFEDTDVGNVVLWDETAAEALFESLR
- a CDS encoding multicopper oxidase family protein, with protein sequence MTNAFSRRQFLLGGLVLAGTGAVAACTSDPGPAASAPGPSLRPTPTPTALGEPTVRRTLTARPLSLDIGGIEAKTWGYVSDTGDAAIEATAGDVLQVDITNELPESTSIHWHGIALHNAADGVPGMTQDPIEPGESFSYVFEVPHGGTYFYHSHTGLQLDRGLHAPLIVRDPDDAEDQDVEWTIVLDDWVDGIQGTPDGELDKLTGMGSGDHNGMGGHGQMMHGTPDRVLGGDAGDVMYPHYLINGRIPRAHRTFEARPGDKARLRFINSGGDTIFKVALGGHRMTVTHTDGFPVQPLETESIYLSMGERVDVEVILGDGIFPLTALAVGKDDRAFAVIRTAGGQAPRPDVDFPELSSTGLLLSSLKPADRALLPEGTADREVSIDLGGQMMPYEWSILTDGQSSSATVQEGQRLRMVMRNRTMMPHPMHIHGHTWALPGSDGLRKDTVLLRHGETMIADLIADNPGEWAFHCHNAYHMETGMLSSLRYE